One region of Pleuronectes platessa chromosome 18, fPlePla1.1, whole genome shotgun sequence genomic DNA includes:
- the gabpb2a gene encoding GA-binding protein subunit beta-2a isoform X2, with product MSLVDLGKRLLEAARKGQDDEVRNLMANGAPFTTDWLGTSPLHLAAQHGHYSTADVLLRAGVSRDARTKVDRTPLHMAAAEGHTIIVELLVRSGADINAKDMLKMTALHWAAQHGHHGVAETLIKHGADVHSLSKFDKTPFDIAVDIQNTDLMLQLQEGMQNQVNMNQVSMNVETSSTTNQQQFIIQGIPSLQGGVVNLAELLNKANAGDSEEAMAASALDSNIQHATVVNEAGQRVITIVTDQHGNLQTTGGMSQPFFVTMQHGQQMLAVPANAVTEEVVTEEPHPPPTRKRKLEVTNNHNDSGETELLQRQLLEANRKAQEYRQQLMHKEQEAEEYRIKLEAMSQSQANRMNTVTLTADGAANAAASPEEVVGGEEDEEEGAASMVEEEGEMVVLPDGGIIMEGEEGQVTLVEAGGESTEVSS from the exons ATGTCGTTGGTGGACCTCGGAAAGCGTCTGCTGGAGGCGGCTCGGAAAGGTCAGGACGATGAGGTCAGAAACCTGATGGCCAACGGAGCGCCGTTCACTACCGACTGG tTAGGGACGTCCCCCCTCCACCTGGCCGCTCAGCACGGTCATTACTCCACCGCCGACGTCCTGCTCCGAGCCGGCGTCAGCAGGGACGCCCGCACCAAGGTGGACAGGACGCCGCTGCACATGGCCGCCGCAGAGGGACACACCATCATCGTGGAGCTGCTGGTCCGA AGCGGCGCAGACATCAACGCCAAGGACATGCTGAAGATGACGGCGCTGCACTGGGCGGCTCAGCACGGACACCACGGCGTGGCCGAGACGCTCATCAAGCACGGAGCCGACGTGCACTCGCTCAGCAAGTTCGACAAGACGCCGTTCGACATCGCTGTCGACATCCAGAACACGGAtctgatgctgcagctgcag gagggcATGCAGAACCAGGTGAACATGAACCAGGTGAGTATGAATGTGGAGACGAGCTCCACCACCAACCAACAGCAGTTCATCATCCAGGGGATACCTTCCTTACAGGGGGGCGTGGTCAACCTGGCAGAGCTGCTCAACAAGGCCAATGCAG GAGATTCAGAGGAGGCGATGGCGGCCAGCGCTCTGGACTCGAACATCCAACACGCCACGGTGGTCAACGAGGCCGGTCAGAGGGTCATCACCATCGTCACGGACCAGCATGGAAACCTGCAGACCACTGGAGGGATGTCTCAACCGTTCTTCGTGACCATGCAGCACGGACAACAGA TGCTGGCGGTGCCGGCCAACGCAGTGACGGAGGAGGTGGTGACGGAGGAGCcgcaccccccacccacccggaagaggaagctggaggtgACCAACAACCACAACGACTCCGGAGAGACG gagtTATTGCAGAGGCAGCTGCTGGAGGCCAACAGGAAGGCGCAGGAATACCGACAGCAGCTGATGCATAAAGAGCAGGAGGCCGAGGAGTATCGCATCAAACTGGAGGCCATGTCCCAGAGTCAGGCCAACAGGATGAACACCGTCACCCTGACCGCCGACGGCGCCGCCAACGCTGCCGCCAGCCcggaggaggtggtgggaggagaggaggacgaagaggagggagctgccagcatggtggaggaggagggcgagatGGTGGTGCTGCCGGATGGAGGCATCAtcatggagggggaggagggtcaGG
- the gabpb2a gene encoding GA-binding protein subunit beta-2a isoform X1, translating to MNIYQLFVMRHTNITKSDDKISHMMFPFNKICHRVPETGSDVTILTCISMSLVDLGKRLLEAARKGQDDEVRNLMANGAPFTTDWLGTSPLHLAAQHGHYSTADVLLRAGVSRDARTKVDRTPLHMAAAEGHTIIVELLVRSGADINAKDMLKMTALHWAAQHGHHGVAETLIKHGADVHSLSKFDKTPFDIAVDIQNTDLMLQLQEGMQNQVNMNQGGVVNLAELLNKANAGDSEEAMAASALDSNIQHATVVNEAGQRVITIVTDQHGNLQTTGGMSQPFFVTMQHGQQMLAVPANAVTEEVVTEEPHPPPTRKRKLEVTNNHNDSGETELLQRQLLEANRKAQEYRQQLMHKEQEAEEYRIKLEAMSQSQANRMNTVTLTADGAANAAASPEEVVGGEEDEEEGAASMVEEEGEMVVLPDGGIIMEGEEGQVTLVEAGGESTEVSS from the exons ATGAACATTTATCAGCTGTTTGTtatgagacacacaaacatcacaaagtCTGATGACAAAATAAGTCACATGATGTTTCCCTTCAACAAAATCTGCCACCGTGTtcctgaaacaggaagtgatgtcacaatTCTCACTTGCATCTCG ATGTCGTTGGTGGACCTCGGAAAGCGTCTGCTGGAGGCGGCTCGGAAAGGTCAGGACGATGAGGTCAGAAACCTGATGGCCAACGGAGCGCCGTTCACTACCGACTGG tTAGGGACGTCCCCCCTCCACCTGGCCGCTCAGCACGGTCATTACTCCACCGCCGACGTCCTGCTCCGAGCCGGCGTCAGCAGGGACGCCCGCACCAAGGTGGACAGGACGCCGCTGCACATGGCCGCCGCAGAGGGACACACCATCATCGTGGAGCTGCTGGTCCGA AGCGGCGCAGACATCAACGCCAAGGACATGCTGAAGATGACGGCGCTGCACTGGGCGGCTCAGCACGGACACCACGGCGTGGCCGAGACGCTCATCAAGCACGGAGCCGACGTGCACTCGCTCAGCAAGTTCGACAAGACGCCGTTCGACATCGCTGTCGACATCCAGAACACGGAtctgatgctgcagctgcag gagggcATGCAGAACCAGGTGAACATGAACCAG GGGGGCGTGGTCAACCTGGCAGAGCTGCTCAACAAGGCCAATGCAG GAGATTCAGAGGAGGCGATGGCGGCCAGCGCTCTGGACTCGAACATCCAACACGCCACGGTGGTCAACGAGGCCGGTCAGAGGGTCATCACCATCGTCACGGACCAGCATGGAAACCTGCAGACCACTGGAGGGATGTCTCAACCGTTCTTCGTGACCATGCAGCACGGACAACAGA TGCTGGCGGTGCCGGCCAACGCAGTGACGGAGGAGGTGGTGACGGAGGAGCcgcaccccccacccacccggaagaggaagctggaggtgACCAACAACCACAACGACTCCGGAGAGACG gagtTATTGCAGAGGCAGCTGCTGGAGGCCAACAGGAAGGCGCAGGAATACCGACAGCAGCTGATGCATAAAGAGCAGGAGGCCGAGGAGTATCGCATCAAACTGGAGGCCATGTCCCAGAGTCAGGCCAACAGGATGAACACCGTCACCCTGACCGCCGACGGCGCCGCCAACGCTGCCGCCAGCCcggaggaggtggtgggaggagaggaggacgaagaggagggagctgccagcatggtggaggaggagggcgagatGGTGGTGCTGCCGGATGGAGGCATCAtcatggagggggaggagggtcaGG
- the mllt11 gene encoding protein AF1q translates to MKKSNSQYESFLFWRQPIPSLDLSQLEDLGLTDGQSTNGRKGKDKPSKLRRQHEETKLQEFSSFNYWRSPVAEVDALLADLNLLL, encoded by the exons ATGAAGAAGTCAAACAGCCAGTACGAGTCCTTCCTCTTCTGGAGGCAGCCAATCCCATCCCTCGATCTGTCCCAGCTGGAGGATCTAGGTTTGACTGACGGTCAGTCGACCAATGGCAGGAAAGGAAAAGACAAGCCGTCCAAACTTAGGCGTCAGCAcgaggag ACGAAGCTGCAGGAGTTTTCCTCCTTTAACTACTGGAGATCTCCAGTCGCTGAGGTGGACGCTCTGCTGGCcgacctcaacctgctgctgtga
- the cdc42se1 gene encoding LOW QUALITY PROTEIN: CDC42 small effector protein 1 (The sequence of the model RefSeq protein was modified relative to this genomic sequence to represent the inferred CDS: deleted 2 bases in 1 codon), with product MPQGYHQAAALHPACRAAAEQQLERRSISMSDFWHKMGCCVVAKPTPKKKRRKIDRTMIGEPTNFIHLTHIGSGEMAEGLQPSGSVQEQMRSKGQNMNNRDSLL from the exons ATGCCCCAGGGGTACCACCaggctgcagctcttcatcCGGCCTGCAGAGCggcagcagag cagcagctggagaggcGGAGCATCAGCATGAGCGACTTCTGGCATAAGATGGGCTGCTGTGTGGTGGCTAAACCAACACCt aagaagaagaggaggaagatcgATCGCACGATGATCGGAGAGCCGACAAACTTCATCCACCTCACACACATCGGCTCTGGAGAGATGGCAGAGGGCCTGCAgccg tCAGGGTCGGTTCAGGAGCAGATGAGGTCCAAAGGCCAGAACATGAACAACAGGGACAGCCTGTTGTag